The following are from one region of the Oncorhynchus masou masou isolate Uvic2021 chromosome 24, UVic_Omas_1.1, whole genome shotgun sequence genome:
- the pyroxd2 gene encoding pyridine nucleotide-disulfide oxidoreductase domain-containing protein 2: MAATVWTGRTRQAVTTLGTVTRASHSAVKSHYDAVIIGGGHNGLVAAAYLQKGGLKTAVLERRHVLGGAAVSEEIIPGFHFSRCSYLLSLLRPHIFRDLELKKHGLKLYMRDPHAFTPMLEGGVGGFPPRSLLLGSDLAMNQREIGKFSETDAKAYPEFITHLDKLAVAIHPLLDSPPVDIAGLTGGALRRRIAALRSALPLVQCGLKLGKNIPDFYEIITAPIMKILNRWFESEPLKATLATDAVIGAMTSPNSPGSGYVLLHHVMGELEKEKGAWGYVEGGMGGVSKAIASSARSHGADIFTDQDVHQVLVGSDGSAKGVVLKDGTEIYSRVVLSNATPYVTFKTLTPQSALSPAFIKAVDQIDYTSPVTKINVAVDKLPNFLAAPTPDGKPGPHHQCSIHLNCESVEVLQTAYEDCKEGRPSFRPMIEMTIPSVLDPTLAPPGSHVVLLFTQFTPYSLVGGRAWTDQDREAFADSVFSWIEQYAPGFKSSIVGKDILTPPDLERIFGLTGGNIFHGAMSLDQLYLTRPLPSLSDYRSPIKGLYLCGSGSHPGGGVMGSPGWNAALAAMADLKRG, translated from the exons GACACAATGGACTGGTAGCG GCAGCCTATCTGCAGAAGGGTGGGCTGAAGACAGCAGTTCTGGAACGCAGACATGTTCTGGGAGGGGCGGCAGTGTCGGAGGAAATCATCCCAG GTTTCCATTTCTCCCGGTGTTCCTATCTCCTCAGCCTGCTCAGACCACACATCTTCAGAGACCTGGAGCTCAAG aaacATGGACTGAAGTTGTACATGCGGGACCCCCATGCCTTCACCCCAATGTTGGAGGGGGGGGTAGGGGGTTTCCCCCCTCGGTCTCTACTGCTGGGCTCAGACCTGGCCATGAACCAGAGGGAGATCGGCAAGTTCTCTGAGACAGACGCCAAG GCGTACCCAGAGTTTATAACCCACCTGGATAAGTTAGCGGTGGCCATCCACCCCCTCCTGGACTCGCCCCCAGTAGACATCGCAGGGTTAACCGGGGGGGCCCTGAGGAGGAGGATTGCAGCACTGAGGAGTGCCTTGCCTCTTGTCCAATGTG GCTTGAAACTGGGCAAGAACATTCCAGACTTCTATGAGATCATAACTGCACCAATAATGAAG ATCCTGAACCGTTGGTTTGAATCTGAGCCTCTTAAAGCCACACTGGCTACAGATGCTGTGATAGGAGCTATGACCAGCCCTAACAGCCCTGGCAGTGG GTATGTCCTCCTTCATCATGTAATGGGggagctggagaaggagaagggtgcGTGGGGTTATGTGGAGGGGGGCATGGGAGGGGTGTCCAAGGCCATTGCTAGCTCTGCCCGCTCCCACGGAGCGGACATCTTCACTGATCAG GATGTGCATCAGGTCTTGGTTGGGTCAGATGGCAGTGCCAAGGGGGTGGTCCTGAAAGATGGCACAGAGATCTACAGCAGAGTGGTACTGTCCAACGCTACACCCTACGTCACATTTAAAACACTCACCCCTCAG AGTGCTCTTTCTCCAGCGTTCATCAAAGCTGTAGATCAGATAGACTACACCTCCCCTGTCACTAAGATTAATG TGGCAGTGGATAAGCTTCCTAACTTTTTAGCGGCCCCCACACCAGACGGCAAGCCTGGCCCACACCACCAGTGTTCTATCCACCTCAACTGTGAGAGTGTGGAGGTGTTACAGACAGCCTACGAAGACTGCAAGGAGGGACGGCCCTCGTTCAG GCCCATGATCGAGATGACCATTCCATCGGTGTTGGACCCAACTCTGGCGCCACCTGGTAGTCATGTGGTGTTACTGTTCACCCAGTTTACACCATATAGTCTGGTGGGAGGGAGAGCgtggacagaccaggacagagagGCCTTTGCAGACTCCG TATTTAGCTGGATTGAGCAGTATGCCCCTGGGTTCAAATCCTCCATTGTTGGCAAAGACATCCTGACTCCCCCCGACCTGGAGAGGATATTTGGCCTAACTggaggg AATATCTTCCACGGAGCAATGTCATTGGATCAGCTCTACCTCACTCGACCTCTGCCCTCCCTTTCAGACTACCGTTCACCAATCAAAGGGCTTTATCTTTGTGGCAGTGGCTCCCATCCAG GTGGTGGAGTGATGGGGTCTCCAGGGTGGAATGCTGCTCTGGCTGCCATGGCTGACCTGAAACGTGGCTGA